CAAGGCCATAGTTTACTAGCTGACCTTGACCTTGGGGGTTTTGGAATTAGTCGTTATAAACTAGATTATGCCCTGTACCAATTAGCCCTAGGTTATGGCGTTACTTGTTTGTGTGGAGTAGAAGTAGAGCAGGTAGTTTTCCAGCAAAATAGCTTTGTAGTATATACTTCTCAGTCGAGCGAGGGGCTAGAGGCTCGGTATGTAATTGGGGCTTATGGTAAGCGAACCAAATTGGATGCAACATTGAAAAGACCTTTTCTAGCACAACGAAGCCCTTATGTTGGTATCAAGTACCATATCAAAACAGATTTTCCACAGAATCGTATTGCATTGCATAATTTTAAGGATGGTTATTGTGGTATTTCGGCTATTGAAGACGATAAGTATTGTTTATGTTATTTGACAACACGAGAAAATTTGAGAATAAATAGTAAGATACCAGATATGGAAAGGAATATTCTCTGGAAAAATCCCTATCTCAAGGAAATTTTTACAACCTCCGAATTTTTGTATAACAAGCCCGAAGTAATTAATGAAATATCATTTTCCCCGAAAAGCACTATCGAAAATCATATCTTAATGATAGGCGATACCGCAGGATTAATTACGCCTTTGTGTGGCAACGGTATGGCAATGGCAATTCATGGAGCAAAAATAGTATCCGAAATTTTACTCGAAAACTTTGAAAATAGAACAGAAGTAGAAACCCTTTTTGCACAACAATGGAAACATCATTTTGCTACTCGTCTTTGGGTAGGACGCACCGTACAAAAATTATTCGGGAACGAATTATTGTCTGAAATAGCTCTACAAACCTTACGGATTTTTAGGCCAGCCCTAAGTATTATTATGAAATCAACACATGGGAAAACTTTTTAGCGAAAAAAAATTATATTTGGTTATAATTATTTTGTGCAGAATAGAATTTGTATTTTTCTTATATTGTCAAAAATAAAAATATATAATAGGTTTTTATTCAATTATTTTAATAATAAGTATAAATGCCTAGTTTTGGTAAATTGAATTCTTGGTATTATGTTTGCATACCAAATTACACTTCAACGATTAGACCTGTAAGCGTTACCAGACTACTTACAGGTTATTTTTTTGTCTATACCTTAGCTGGCAATCAGAACAGCAATATGTTATATCATGATGAGTTATAGCCCCTCCCAAACACTTCTTTAGTACAAGGGTATTACCGTGGTATTTTTAACTTCCGACATCACAAACGAACTACTAATATGGGCTACGCTTTGTAAGCTCGAAAGTTTTTTCTGGTAAAAGTCATTGTAAGCTTCCATATCTTTGGCAATAACCTTTATTAAATAATCGTAGTTGCCCGATACAATACTGCATTCAATTACCTCTGGAAATTGTTTGATAGCCTCCTCAAATTCTACAAAATGATTCTTTTGCTGTTTGTCTAAGGTAATACTACAATATACCAGTAGGGGATTGCCCAAAAGTTTTCTGTTTAAGATAGTTACGTATTTTTCAATAATGCCCTCATGTTCCAGTCGCTTGATTCTATCATGAGTGGGTGTCATGGATAAATTAATCTTCTGTGAAATTTCTTTGATAGTTAATTGGGCATTTTCTTGAATTAATTGAAGTATTTTGATGTCGAGATTGTCTAAGCTCATAAGATTGACAGAAATTTTTATTAGTTTAAGGGAAAAAGCTACACCATTTACAGGAAAAAATCCTTTATAAGTTCAAAATTATTAAAACAATTTCTTATTTATAAACTCATAGTAAAATAATTTCCTGTATTGCGTAATTTTGTTTCACACTTCATCAACAATGTCTTATCTGGATAGTACGATTGATTGTGAAGCTTGTCAGATAATGGCATCATTAACCCATAGTATAAATCCTTAACAAACCCAAAACAATGATAATCGGCGTACCTAAAGAGATCAAAAACAACGAAAACCGTGTAGCATTAACACCAGCAGGTGTGGCAGAATTTAAGAAAAATGGCCATACTGTGTATATCCAAACACAAGCAGGTGTAGGAAGTGGTTTTTCGGATGAAGAATACCAAAAAGCTGGGGCAAGTATTTTGCCAACAATAGAAGAAGTATATGCTATTGCCGAAATGATTTGTAAAGTAAAAGAACCTATTGCTTCTGAATATAGCCTTATTAAAGAAGGACAATTGTTGTTTACTTATTTTCACTTTGCCTCTTCAGAAGAGCTTACACACGCTATGATTAAGCAAAAAGCAACTTGCTTGGCATACGAAACCGTAGAGAAAAACGACCGTAGCTTGCCATTGCTAGTACCGATGTCGGAAGTAGCAGGACGTATGGCTATTCAAGAAGGAGCGAAGTATTTGGAAAAACCAATGGGCGGTCGTGGTATTTTGTTGGGTGGTGTAGCTGGTGTAAAACCTGCCAATGTATTGGTACTTGGCGGAGGGATTGTAGGCACACAAGCTGCTAAAATGGCCGCAGGATTAGGTGCAAACGTTACGATTATGGATGTAAGCCTTCCTCGTTTACGTTATTTGGAAGATGTAATGCCTGCCAATGTTGACACTGTAATGTCAAATGAATATAACATTCGTGAAGCTATCAAATTATCGGATTTGATTATTGGAGCGGTATTGATTCCTGGAGCAAAAGCTCCGCATTTGATTACACGCGATATGCTGAAAGAAATGAAGCCCGGTACAGTACTTGTCGATGTGGCTGTTGACCAAGGCGGATGTATCGAAACTTGTACGCCAACAACCCACGAAAATCCAACGTTTGTAATAGACGGTATTGTTCACTACTGTGTAGCTAATATGCCAGGTGCAGTACCATATACTTCAACGTTAGCTTTGACAAACGCTACTTTGCCGTATGCTATTCAATTAGCTAATAAAGGTTGGGAAAAAGCTTGTCGTGAAAATGAAGAACTTAAAAAAGGCCTTAATGTTGTACAAGGCAAAATTGTTTATAAAGGTGTTTCTGAAGCATGGGGGCTTACATTGAGCGACCTTTCGGAGGTATTAGCGTAGTTTAACACACACACCACGTATTGATTCTTGTTGTTTGAAATTGAACCTTTAAGAATTAGATAACGTTACTATATAGTTAAATGCCATCGTCATTTTGAGGATGGCATTTCTTTTATCAATACTTGTATAATTTGTTATTTATAAATGTATCTCTTTAAACGTCAGTATGCCCTCTTATTCAAGCGGATAGGTTGGCTAATGTGCCTTTATACACTATGTAGAGTGTTATTCTTATGGCTCAATCGTTCTGCATTTAGTACAGCTTCTGCTACAGACCTACTGTATGCTTTTGTATTAGGGCTTCGTTTTGACCTCTCTGTTATTGCTATTATCAATATGCTGTATGTGCTGTGTGCTCTTTTACCGCAAAAACTGTGGGATAATCTTTCCTATCAAAAGTTTTTGAAGTGGTTTTTTGTTATTCCTAATGCTCTATTTTTATGGTTTAATGTAGTTGATTTAGAATACTATAAATTTATTGGTCGTCGAACCAACTTTGAAATATTGGGTATTGCCAACGATGCTACTGACCAAGCTCTCAATTTGGCTGGTGAATTTTGGTATTTGGTTGTAATAGGAGGCATTCTTACATGGGTTTTTGTTGCATATCTGCCTCAATATCAAACGGTAAAAGTGTTGGGGAAAGACCAAAAACGCTGGAATCCATTTCTGATTTTTTCGGCCTTATTTACTACTGCTTTATGTATTTTGGCTTTTAGAGGAGGTTTGCAAGAAAAACCCTTGCGTATCAATCAGGCATTTGTACAAAATAATAGTGCCTTGGGCAATTTGGTGTTGAATACACCCTTCACTTTTTTGACTACGGTAGATGCCGTTGGTACTCATAAGGTAGATTATATTAGTCAAAACAAAGAATTGCTTTCGCTGGTGAGCCGTGATACTGAATTGTCAGGTTTCAGGCACAATGCTCCTCAAAACGTAGTAGTGATTATTGTAGAAAGTTTGTCGGCCGAATACATGGGCTTGGGCAATTCTTATGAAGGATATACCCCTTTTCTGGATTCGTTGGGTAGGGCTGGTTTTTGTATGCAGCAGCATTTTGCCAATGGTCGGGAGTCTATCGATGCTGTGCCTGCTGTTACGGCTAGTATCCCTAAGCTGATGGACGAGCCTTATATTACCTCGATGTACCAATCTAATCTAATCGAAGGCTTAGGTACAATTGCCAATACTAAGGGGTATAAAACTAGTTTTTTTCATGGAGCAAAAAACGGTTCTATGGGTTTTGAAGGCTTTTCTCAAATAGCTGGTTATCAGCATTATTTTGGGCTGAACGAATATCCCAACAAAGCCGATTATGACGGTCATTGGGGTATTTTCGACGAGCCGTTTTTACAGTTTTTTGCCGATAGGTTATCCCAAGAAAATACGCCATTTGTGAGTACAGTGTTTACCCTAAGCTCGCACATGCCTTATACAATTCCAGAACAACACAAAGGTAGATTTAAAAAAGGGCCATTAGAAGTTCATGAAACTATTGGGTATGCAGATTATGCTTTGAAGCGTTTTTTTGAAAAAGCCAGTAAACAACCTTGGTTCAAAAATACTCTATTTATCATTACAGGCGATCACACCCAACAAAACCACGAAGCCAAATACGCCAATGAACTAGGGGCGTATCGTGTGCCATTGATTGTTTTTCATGGTGGAAATGAGGAAAACAAGCGTTTGAAAAGTTTTGTCCATCCTCAAAAAATTACCCAACATGCCGATATTATGCCTTCAATAGCCGATTTCTTGAATATCCGTTTGGCTCAGCCTCTCCCTTTTGGTGAGTCTATTTTTAGGGCTGGCAATGGAGGCTTGGCTTTGCAGTACAATGAAGGTATTTTTAGAATGGTGTTACCCGATAAGTATATCAAGTTTGATGGCGATAAGGTACAGGCCTTTGGATATAACTTGGCACAAGGGAAAATATGGCCTTTAGCCTCCGATTTATCCAAAAACTTAGCTATAAAAGAATTACAGGCTTTTATTCAATATCATCATAATGGACTGATTGATAATTCATGGATCGAAAATCAGGTTTATAATAAAACGTATTTGGTAGAACGTAAATAGAGAATTTTAAGACTGAAATTCTATCAAGGAAGGGGAATATGCTTACTTTTGTGTAAAGTTTTAAAAAGTACAAAGTAATGTAGTCAATATAATTATTGTGTACCTTATTATGTAAGTAGTTGAGCTTATGGTTTAGTATTTGGGTAGATAATGGATTGATAGTCAGTTTTTTGATTGTTAGTCTACTTAGTTATTCACTTACTGAAACCTAAAGCCATTATTCCCCCCAAAATCTAATGACACATACCGTTCAAGCCAAGGAAACTCTATTTAGCATTTCAAAAAAATATGGACTAACTGTTGAGCAGTTAATGAAAGTCAATAATTTGCTTAGTAACAATTTGTTTATTGGGCAAAACTTAGTGATTTCTTTGCCTTCACCCGTTACTCCCAATGTCCCAGCAAAGCCTGTAGTAAGTTCTTATTTAGACACCCGCAAGGCTTTTGTGGTAAACAAACAGCCCAAAGGAACGTTTAATAATTATACGATTTCGTTTCCTTCCCCCAATGGAACTATTATCACAGGTTTGTTTCGAGACAATTATCCTTCACCCAACCGTGTCAATGCCAAAGGAATT
The DNA window shown above is from Flectobacillus major DSM 103 and carries:
- a CDS encoding NAD(P)/FAD-dependent oxidoreductase; this encodes MFDVIIIGGGLAGLCAAIQLHKSGKRVLLIEKKHYPFHRVCGEYVSNETQPYLQQLGLNLESLGAKSITEFQFTSPQGHSLLADLDLGGFGISRYKLDYALYQLALGYGVTCLCGVEVEQVVFQQNSFVVYTSQSSEGLEARYVIGAYGKRTKLDATLKRPFLAQRSPYVGIKYHIKTDFPQNRIALHNFKDGYCGISAIEDDKYCLCYLTTRENLRINSKIPDMERNILWKNPYLKEIFTTSEFLYNKPEVINEISFSPKSTIENHILMIGDTAGLITPLCGNGMAMAIHGAKIVSEILLENFENRTEVETLFAQQWKHHFATRLWVGRTVQKLFGNELLSEIALQTLRIFRPALSIIMKSTHGKTF
- a CDS encoding LTA synthase family protein, producing MLFLWLNRSAFSTASATDLLYAFVLGLRFDLSVIAIINMLYVLCALLPQKLWDNLSYQKFLKWFFVIPNALFLWFNVVDLEYYKFIGRRTNFEILGIANDATDQALNLAGEFWYLVVIGGILTWVFVAYLPQYQTVKVLGKDQKRWNPFLIFSALFTTALCILAFRGGLQEKPLRINQAFVQNNSALGNLVLNTPFTFLTTVDAVGTHKVDYISQNKELLSLVSRDTELSGFRHNAPQNVVVIIVESLSAEYMGLGNSYEGYTPFLDSLGRAGFCMQQHFANGRESIDAVPAVTASIPKLMDEPYITSMYQSNLIEGLGTIANTKGYKTSFFHGAKNGSMGFEGFSQIAGYQHYFGLNEYPNKADYDGHWGIFDEPFLQFFADRLSQENTPFVSTVFTLSSHMPYTIPEQHKGRFKKGPLEVHETIGYADYALKRFFEKASKQPWFKNTLFIITGDHTQQNHEAKYANELGAYRVPLIVFHGGNEENKRLKSFVHPQKITQHADIMPSIADFLNIRLAQPLPFGESIFRAGNGGLALQYNEGIFRMVLPDKYIKFDGDKVQAFGYNLAQGKIWPLASDLSKNLAIKELQAFIQYHHNGLIDNSWIENQVYNKTYLVERK
- a CDS encoding Lrp/AsnC family transcriptional regulator, whose amino-acid sequence is MSLDNLDIKILQLIQENAQLTIKEISQKINLSMTPTHDRIKRLEHEGIIEKYVTILNRKLLGNPLLVYCSITLDKQQKNHFVEFEEAIKQFPEVIECSIVSGNYDYLIKVIAKDMEAYNDFYQKKLSSLQSVAHISSSFVMSEVKNTTVIPLY
- the ald gene encoding alanine dehydrogenase, whose amino-acid sequence is MIIGVPKEIKNNENRVALTPAGVAEFKKNGHTVYIQTQAGVGSGFSDEEYQKAGASILPTIEEVYAIAEMICKVKEPIASEYSLIKEGQLLFTYFHFASSEELTHAMIKQKATCLAYETVEKNDRSLPLLVPMSEVAGRMAIQEGAKYLEKPMGGRGILLGGVAGVKPANVLVLGGGIVGTQAAKMAAGLGANVTIMDVSLPRLRYLEDVMPANVDTVMSNEYNIREAIKLSDLIIGAVLIPGAKAPHLITRDMLKEMKPGTVLVDVAVDQGGCIETCTPTTHENPTFVIDGIVHYCVANMPGAVPYTSTLALTNATLPYAIQLANKGWEKACRENEELKKGLNVVQGKIVYKGVSEAWGLTLSDLSEVLA